One part of the Phragmites australis chromosome 3, lpPhrAust1.1, whole genome shotgun sequence genome encodes these proteins:
- the LOC133911032 gene encoding rapid alkalinization factor-like has protein sequence MASPRHSFLVLAAAAAALVVSATAAELATVHGRVAAEWARSVAADEGSCWGSPEELPVVYGVGGGAAKGLRRLQYYYDVNTAASLLPTPYISYSALMRDSVPCSVPGASYYNCQPGADANPYTRGCSAITQCRD, from the coding sequence ATGGCTTCTCCACGGCACTCGTTCCTCGTcctcgcggccgcggcggccgcgcttGTTGTCTCCGCCACGGCGGCGGAGCTCGCGACCGTCCACGGGCGCGTGGCGGCGGAGTGGGCGCGGTCGGTGGCGGCCGACGAAGGGTCGTGCTGGGGCTCCCCGGAGGAGCTCCCTGTCGTTTACGGCgttggcggcggcgcggcgaagGGGCTGCGGCGGCTGCAGTACTACTACGACGTGAACACCGCCGCCAGCCTGCTGCCGACGCCGTACATCAGCTACAGCGCGCTGATGCGGGACTCGGTTCCGTGCTCCGTGCCGGGCGCGTCCTACTACAACTGCCAGCCGGGCGCCGACGCCAACCCCTACACGCGCGGCTGCTCCGCCATCACCCAGTGCCGCGACTAG
- the LOC133912496 gene encoding uncharacterized protein LOC133912496 isoform X1: MELSMSGGSLRTFARCVTCLARVGSELVLQAHPAKLELHTLNSSRSAYASVSLARGFFDQFHHSPGSSGPAASAPSSTPLQCSVLLKSVLSVLRTPPAALDHVAVSLPHPDAPKLQITLHCLNGMRKTYWIACNAEAEVQTLALDRGRFPSHLAIRPRDLARLLSNFQISLQELTVIATEPAAGLPDAGGDVGGKAVELRSYNDPTKDDCDTRLHTQLWIDPAEEFVEYVHTGDPVDVTFGVKELKAFLTFCEGCEVDILLLFEKAGEPVLLVPRFGSDDGSSSDFDATLVLATMLVSQLTDNNVAQQPATSAQHAEEPRAAATPSPVPENFSNHTKIWSELSGSAPKSFEANREIHAQKERNASASLLNHTSMLPRVINAPCKPPVADYAKNIMQPLQMDHLEEHPEVISATTRSQHHPSNWVGADDNDDDNEEDEELLVQTTPHYMD, from the exons atggagcTGTCGATGAGCGGCGGCTCGCTGCGGACATTCGCCCGGTGCGTGACCTGCCTCGCGCGCGTCGGCTCCGAGCTCGTCCTCCAGGCCCACCCTGCTAAG CTGGAGCTGCACACGCTGAACAGCTCGCGGTCAGCGTACGCGTCCGTCTCCCTCGCGCGCGGCTTCTTCGACCAGTTCCACCACTCCCCGGGCTCCTCCGGCCCCGCAGCTTCGGCGCCGTCGTCCACGCCGCTCCAATGCAGCGTCCTCCTCAAGTCTGTGCTCTCTGTCCTCCGCACGCCGCCCGCCGCGCTCGACCATGTCGCCGTCTCCCTCCCGCACCCCGACGCGCCCAAGCTCCAGATCACCCTCCACTGCCTCAACG GCATGAGGAAGACGTACTGGATCGCGTGCAACGCGGAGGCCGAGGTGCAGACGCTGGCGCTCGACCGGGGCCGGTTCCCTAGCCATCTCGCCATCCGGCCGCGGGACCTCGCGCGCCTGCTCTCCAACTTCCAGATCTCGCTGCAGGAGCTCACTGTCATTGCCACCGAACCCGCTGCAGGGCTGCCTGATGCCGGCGGGGACGTGGGGGGAAAGGCAGTCGAGCTCCGGAGCTACAACGACCCGACAAAAG ATGACTGCGACACGAGGCTACACACGCAACTATGGATCGACCCTGCAGAAGAGTTCGTGGAGTATGTACATACTGGTGATCCGGTGGATGTCACCTTTGGGGTAAAAGAACTTAAG GCTTTTTTGACATTTTGTGAAGGATGTGAGGTTGACATTCTCCTATTGTTTGAGAAGGCTGGCGA ACCTGTTCTGTTGGTTCCAAGATTCGGATCGGATGATGGATCATCTTCTGATTTTGATGCTACTCTAGTTCTTGCCACTATGCTTGTGTCACAACTAACTGACAACAATGTTGCCCAGCAGCCAGCTACTTCAGCACAGCATGCAGAAGAACCAAGGGCTGCTGCTACACCATCACCAGTTCCTGAAAATTTCTCGAACCATACTAAAATATGGTCAGAGCTCTCAG GTAGTGCTCCCAAAAGCTTTGAAGCTAACAGAGAAATACATGCCCAGAAGGAGAGAAATGCAAGTGCTAGTCTGCTGAATCACACATCAATGCTGCCCAGGGTTATAAATGCTCCCTGCAAGCCACCAGTCGCAGATTATGCAAAAAATAT AATGCAGCCTTTGCAAATGGATCACTTGGAAGAACATCCTG AAGTTATCAGTGCTACCACTCGGTCCCAGCATCACCCGAGCAATTGGGTAGGTgctgatgataatgatgatgacaatgaagaagatgaggagcTTTTAGTCCAAACAACACCTCACTATATGGACTAA
- the LOC133912496 gene encoding uncharacterized protein LOC133912496 isoform X2: MELSMSGGSLRTFARCVTCLARVGSELVLQAHPAKLELHTLNSSRSAYASVSLARGFFDQFHHSPGSSGPAASAPSSTPLQCSVLLKSVLSVLRTPPAALDHVAVSLPHPDAPKLQITLHCLNGMRKTYWIACNAEAEVQTLALDRGRFPSHLAIRPRDLARLLSNFQISLQELTVIATEPAAGLPDAGGDVGGKAVELRSYNDPTKDDCDTRLHTQLWIDPAEEFVEYVHTGDPVDVTFGAFLTFCEGCEVDILLLFEKAGEPVLLVPRFGSDDGSSSDFDATLVLATMLVSQLTDNNVAQQPATSAQHAEEPRAAATPSPVPENFSNHTKIWSELSGSAPKSFEANREIHAQKERNASASLLNHTSMLPRVINAPCKPPVADYAKNIMQPLQMDHLEEHPEVISATTRSQHHPSNWVGADDNDDDNEEDEELLVQTTPHYMD; the protein is encoded by the exons atggagcTGTCGATGAGCGGCGGCTCGCTGCGGACATTCGCCCGGTGCGTGACCTGCCTCGCGCGCGTCGGCTCCGAGCTCGTCCTCCAGGCCCACCCTGCTAAG CTGGAGCTGCACACGCTGAACAGCTCGCGGTCAGCGTACGCGTCCGTCTCCCTCGCGCGCGGCTTCTTCGACCAGTTCCACCACTCCCCGGGCTCCTCCGGCCCCGCAGCTTCGGCGCCGTCGTCCACGCCGCTCCAATGCAGCGTCCTCCTCAAGTCTGTGCTCTCTGTCCTCCGCACGCCGCCCGCCGCGCTCGACCATGTCGCCGTCTCCCTCCCGCACCCCGACGCGCCCAAGCTCCAGATCACCCTCCACTGCCTCAACG GCATGAGGAAGACGTACTGGATCGCGTGCAACGCGGAGGCCGAGGTGCAGACGCTGGCGCTCGACCGGGGCCGGTTCCCTAGCCATCTCGCCATCCGGCCGCGGGACCTCGCGCGCCTGCTCTCCAACTTCCAGATCTCGCTGCAGGAGCTCACTGTCATTGCCACCGAACCCGCTGCAGGGCTGCCTGATGCCGGCGGGGACGTGGGGGGAAAGGCAGTCGAGCTCCGGAGCTACAACGACCCGACAAAAG ATGACTGCGACACGAGGCTACACACGCAACTATGGATCGACCCTGCAGAAGAGTTCGTGGAGTATGTACATACTGGTGATCCGGTGGATGTCACCTTTGGG GCTTTTTTGACATTTTGTGAAGGATGTGAGGTTGACATTCTCCTATTGTTTGAGAAGGCTGGCGA ACCTGTTCTGTTGGTTCCAAGATTCGGATCGGATGATGGATCATCTTCTGATTTTGATGCTACTCTAGTTCTTGCCACTATGCTTGTGTCACAACTAACTGACAACAATGTTGCCCAGCAGCCAGCTACTTCAGCACAGCATGCAGAAGAACCAAGGGCTGCTGCTACACCATCACCAGTTCCTGAAAATTTCTCGAACCATACTAAAATATGGTCAGAGCTCTCAG GTAGTGCTCCCAAAAGCTTTGAAGCTAACAGAGAAATACATGCCCAGAAGGAGAGAAATGCAAGTGCTAGTCTGCTGAATCACACATCAATGCTGCCCAGGGTTATAAATGCTCCCTGCAAGCCACCAGTCGCAGATTATGCAAAAAATAT AATGCAGCCTTTGCAAATGGATCACTTGGAAGAACATCCTG AAGTTATCAGTGCTACCACTCGGTCCCAGCATCACCCGAGCAATTGGGTAGGTgctgatgataatgatgatgacaatgaagaagatgaggagcTTTTAGTCCAAACAACACCTCACTATATGGACTAA
- the LOC133912496 gene encoding uncharacterized protein LOC133912496 isoform X3, with protein MELSMSGGSLRTFARCVTCLARVGSELVLQAHPAKLELHTLNSSRSAYASVSLARGFFDQFHHSPGSSGPAASAPSSTPLQCSVLLKSVLSVLRTPPAALDHVAVSLPHPDAPKLQITLHCLNGMRKTYWIACNAEAEVQTLALDRGRFPSHLAIRPRDLARLLSNFQISLQELTVIATEPAAGLPDAGGDVGGKAVELRSYNDPTKDDCDTRLHTQLWIDPAEEFVEYVHTGDPVDVTFGVKELKAFLTFCEGCEVDILLLFEKAGEPVLLVPRFGSDDGSSSDFDATLVLATMLVSQLTDNNVAQQPATSAQHAEEPRAAATPSPVPENFSNHTKIWSELSEVISATTRSQHHPSNWVGADDNDDDNEEDEELLVQTTPHYMD; from the exons atggagcTGTCGATGAGCGGCGGCTCGCTGCGGACATTCGCCCGGTGCGTGACCTGCCTCGCGCGCGTCGGCTCCGAGCTCGTCCTCCAGGCCCACCCTGCTAAG CTGGAGCTGCACACGCTGAACAGCTCGCGGTCAGCGTACGCGTCCGTCTCCCTCGCGCGCGGCTTCTTCGACCAGTTCCACCACTCCCCGGGCTCCTCCGGCCCCGCAGCTTCGGCGCCGTCGTCCACGCCGCTCCAATGCAGCGTCCTCCTCAAGTCTGTGCTCTCTGTCCTCCGCACGCCGCCCGCCGCGCTCGACCATGTCGCCGTCTCCCTCCCGCACCCCGACGCGCCCAAGCTCCAGATCACCCTCCACTGCCTCAACG GCATGAGGAAGACGTACTGGATCGCGTGCAACGCGGAGGCCGAGGTGCAGACGCTGGCGCTCGACCGGGGCCGGTTCCCTAGCCATCTCGCCATCCGGCCGCGGGACCTCGCGCGCCTGCTCTCCAACTTCCAGATCTCGCTGCAGGAGCTCACTGTCATTGCCACCGAACCCGCTGCAGGGCTGCCTGATGCCGGCGGGGACGTGGGGGGAAAGGCAGTCGAGCTCCGGAGCTACAACGACCCGACAAAAG ATGACTGCGACACGAGGCTACACACGCAACTATGGATCGACCCTGCAGAAGAGTTCGTGGAGTATGTACATACTGGTGATCCGGTGGATGTCACCTTTGGGGTAAAAGAACTTAAG GCTTTTTTGACATTTTGTGAAGGATGTGAGGTTGACATTCTCCTATTGTTTGAGAAGGCTGGCGA ACCTGTTCTGTTGGTTCCAAGATTCGGATCGGATGATGGATCATCTTCTGATTTTGATGCTACTCTAGTTCTTGCCACTATGCTTGTGTCACAACTAACTGACAACAATGTTGCCCAGCAGCCAGCTACTTCAGCACAGCATGCAGAAGAACCAAGGGCTGCTGCTACACCATCACCAGTTCCTGAAAATTTCTCGAACCATACTAAAATATGGTCAGAGCTCTCAG AAGTTATCAGTGCTACCACTCGGTCCCAGCATCACCCGAGCAATTGGGTAGGTgctgatgataatgatgatgacaatgaagaagatgaggagcTTTTAGTCCAAACAACACCTCACTATATGGACTAA